In Devosia sp. 1566, a single genomic region encodes these proteins:
- a CDS encoding (deoxy)nucleoside triphosphate pyrophosphohydrolase: MSAYPTLLVVACALVDADRRVLIAQRPEGKSLAGLWEFPGGKVEPGESPEAALIRELEEELGVSTKTACLAPLSFASHPYETFHLLMPLYVCRKWQGQPQAKEHAALKWVRPQALRDYPMPPADEPLIAALCDLL; this comes from the coding sequence ATGAGCGCATATCCCACACTGCTTGTTGTTGCCTGTGCGCTGGTGGACGCGGACCGGCGGGTGCTGATCGCCCAGCGGCCCGAGGGCAAGTCGCTGGCGGGGCTGTGGGAGTTTCCGGGCGGCAAGGTCGAGCCGGGTGAATCACCCGAAGCCGCGCTGATCCGCGAGCTGGAAGAGGAGCTTGGCGTATCCACCAAGACCGCCTGTCTCGCGCCGCTGAGCTTTGCCAGCCACCCTTACGAAACTTTTCACCTGTTGATGCCACTTTATGTGTGCCGGAAATGGCAGGGCCAGCCGCAGGCCAAGGAACATGCCGCTCTTAAATGGGTGCGCCCGCAGGCCCTGCGCGATTATCCCATGCCCCCGGCCGACGAGCCATTGATCGCCGCCCTGTGCGATCTGCTCTAG
- the secA gene encoding preprotein translocase subunit SecA, whose amino-acid sequence MALAALARRLFGTASDRHVKRFHPNVAAINALESELAGLSDEALRARTEQFKTQLQNGADLDDLIVPAFATVREASKRVLGMRHFDVQLIGGMVLNDRSIAEMRTGEGKTLVATLPVYLNALTGRGVHVVTVNDYLARRDAAWMGQIYNFLGLSYGIIVHGLTDAERKAAYAADITYGTNNEFGFDYLRDNMKYTRAQMVQRGHAYGIVDEVDSILIDEARTPLIISGPSEDRSNLYVQIDEMMELIGEDDFELDEKQRSATFTDAGIEKLEARLAEVGLLKSESLYDVENVALVHHANSALRAHKLFRKDKDYIVRNDEVVIIDEFSGRMMPGRRYSEGLHQALEAKEHVKIQPENQTLASITFQNYFRLYEKLAGMTGTAATEAEEFADIYKLDVVTVPTNLPVQRQDDEDAIYRTAAEKFDAIADMIKQCQERGQPVLVGTTSIEKSEMLAELLRQKNVGAMNVLNARHHEQEAQIVADAGMPGAITIATNMAGRGTDIQLGGNLEMRIEKEAEGLEGAEREAKIAEIKAKIAEDKAKAIAAGGLMVIGTERHESRRIDNQLRGRSGRQGDPGHSAFFLSLQDDLMRIFPVDSMDSMLGKLGLEQGESITHPWVTKAIERAQGKVEARNFDIRKNILKYDDVMNDQRKVIFEQRLEMMDAEDVSDTVRDMRHDVVEAIVAKAIPPRSYPEQWNVEQLTAAAKTYLNIDAPIAQWAEEEGIDAETVTERLIKAADDFFDAKEQRTLEAMEAAGTPNPTVMRQVEKSILLQSIDGLWREHLVTLDHLSKVVGWRGMAQRDPLNEYKQEAYELFQALLTNLRELVTTQLSHVELQIRPPVSAPDLSGLRETHIDPLTGENDADGDDTFDDSLGATGEDPSLKPLDPALMVGVSRNAPCPCGSGKKFKHCHGAF is encoded by the coding sequence ATGGCTCTTGCTGCACTTGCCCGGCGGCTTTTCGGTACCGCGTCCGATCGGCATGTGAAGCGGTTTCATCCCAATGTCGCTGCCATCAATGCACTGGAATCCGAACTGGCGGGACTTTCCGATGAGGCGCTTCGCGCCCGCACCGAGCAGTTCAAGACCCAGCTCCAGAATGGCGCCGATCTCGATGACCTGATCGTGCCCGCCTTTGCCACCGTGCGCGAAGCCAGTAAGCGCGTGCTCGGCATGCGCCACTTCGATGTGCAGCTGATCGGCGGCATGGTGCTCAATGACCGCTCCATCGCCGAAATGCGCACCGGTGAAGGCAAGACGCTGGTGGCAACGCTTCCCGTCTACCTCAATGCGCTGACCGGCCGGGGCGTGCATGTGGTCACGGTCAACGACTACCTTGCCCGCCGCGACGCCGCCTGGATGGGCCAGATCTACAATTTCCTTGGTCTCTCCTACGGCATTATCGTGCATGGCCTGACCGATGCCGAGCGCAAGGCCGCTTATGCCGCCGACATCACCTACGGCACCAACAACGAGTTTGGCTTCGATTACCTGCGCGACAACATGAAATATACGCGCGCCCAGATGGTGCAGCGCGGCCATGCCTATGGGATCGTCGACGAAGTGGACTCCATCCTGATCGATGAGGCGCGCACCCCGCTCATCATCTCGGGTCCCTCCGAAGACCGCTCCAATCTCTACGTCCAGATCGACGAGATGATGGAGCTGATCGGGGAGGACGATTTCGAGCTCGACGAAAAGCAGCGCTCCGCCACCTTCACCGATGCCGGCATCGAAAAGCTCGAAGCCCGGTTGGCTGAAGTCGGACTGCTGAAATCTGAATCTCTTTATGACGTGGAAAACGTCGCCCTGGTGCACCACGCCAACTCGGCCCTGCGCGCGCACAAGCTCTTCCGCAAGGACAAGGACTACATCGTTCGCAATGATGAAGTCGTCATTATTGACGAGTTCTCGGGCCGCATGATGCCTGGCCGCCGTTATTCCGAAGGCCTGCACCAGGCGCTCGAAGCCAAGGAACACGTTAAGATCCAGCCGGAAAACCAGACTCTGGCCTCGATCACCTTCCAGAACTATTTCCGCCTGTACGAAAAGCTCGCCGGCATGACCGGTACGGCCGCCACCGAAGCGGAAGAATTTGCTGATATCTACAAGCTCGATGTGGTGACCGTGCCCACCAATCTGCCGGTGCAGCGCCAGGACGACGAAGACGCGATCTATCGTACTGCGGCCGAAAAGTTCGATGCCATTGCCGATATGATCAAGCAGTGCCAGGAGCGCGGCCAGCCCGTCCTCGTGGGCACGACCTCGATCGAAAAATCGGAAATGCTGGCCGAACTGCTGCGCCAGAAAAATGTCGGCGCCATGAACGTGCTGAACGCGCGCCACCACGAGCAGGAAGCCCAGATCGTGGCCGATGCCGGCATGCCCGGGGCAATCACCATTGCCACCAATATGGCGGGTCGCGGCACCGATATCCAGCTCGGCGGCAACCTGGAAATGCGCATCGAAAAGGAAGCCGAGGGTCTCGAAGGGGCCGAGCGCGAAGCCAAGATCGCCGAGATCAAGGCCAAGATCGCCGAAGACAAGGCCAAGGCCATTGCCGCGGGCGGGCTCATGGTGATCGGCACCGAGCGCCACGAGTCGCGCCGCATCGACAACCAGCTGCGCGGCCGTTCGGGCCGTCAGGGCGACCCCGGCCATTCCGCCTTCTTCCTGTCGCTGCAGGACGATCTGATGCGCATCTTCCCGGTGGATTCCATGGATTCCATGCTGGGCAAGCTCGGGCTCGAACAGGGCGAAAGCATCACCCATCCCTGGGTCACCAAGGCCATCGAGCGTGCCCAGGGCAAGGTCGAAGCGCGCAACTTCGACATCCGCAAGAACATCCTCAAATATGACGACGTGATGAATGATCAGCGCAAGGTGATCTTCGAGCAGCGTCTCGAGATGATGGATGCCGAGGATGTCAGTGATACCGTGCGCGACATGCGCCACGATGTGGTGGAAGCCATTGTCGCCAAGGCAATTCCCCCGCGCTCCTATCCCGAGCAGTGGAATGTCGAGCAGCTGACCGCCGCGGCCAAGACCTATCTCAACATCGATGCACCGATCGCCCAGTGGGCCGAGGAAGAAGGCATCGACGCCGAAACGGTCACCGAGCGCCTGATCAAGGCCGCCGACGACTTCTTTGACGCCAAGGAGCAGCGCACGCTCGAAGCGATGGAAGCGGCCGGCACGCCCAACCCGACCGTGATGCGGCAGGTCGAAAAGTCCATTCTGCTGCAGTCCATCGACGGGCTGTGGCGCGAGCACCTCGTCACCCTCGATCACCTCTCCAAGGTCGTGGGCTGGCGCGGCATGGCCCAGCGCGATCCGCTGAACGAATACAAGCAGGAAGCCTATGAGCTGTTCCAGGCGCTCCTGACCAATCTGCGCGAACTGGTGACCACCCAGCTTTCCCATGTCGAGCTGCAGATCCGCCCGCCCGTCTCGGCGCCTGATCTGAGTGGCTTGCGCGAAACCCATATCGATCCGCTGACCGGCGAAAACGACGCCGATGGCGACGACACTTTCGACGACTCGCTGGGGGCCACCGGCGAGGATCCCTCGCTCAAGCCCCTCGACCCGGCCCTCATGGTCGGCGTCTCCCGCAATGCCCCTTGCCCCTGCGGTTCGGGCAAGAAATTCAAACACTGCCACGGCGCTTTCTAA
- a CDS encoding VOC family protein codes for MLDHSGFVVADLARSRRFYDAIARALELGTIDNGPNAFLLGKSAQEPIPYLWIGTSRPSYWAEGSRPGLNQMHFAFRARSPAMVDAFYRAALAAGGRDNGPPGPRQGAGDYYGAFVLDPDGNNIEACFRGVDFTRAEPEFSS; via the coding sequence ATGCTCGACCATTCCGGCTTTGTTGTTGCCGACCTTGCTCGCAGCAGGCGCTTTTATGATGCGATCGCCCGGGCGCTTGAGCTGGGCACGATCGACAACGGCCCCAATGCGTTCCTGCTCGGCAAAAGCGCGCAGGAGCCCATCCCCTATCTCTGGATCGGCACCAGCCGGCCGTCATACTGGGCCGAGGGCTCGCGCCCCGGGCTCAACCAGATGCATTTTGCCTTCCGCGCGCGCAGCCCCGCCATGGTGGATGCGTTTTATCGCGCAGCCCTTGCCGCCGGCGGGCGCGACAATGGCCCGCCCGGGCCGCGCCAGGGCGCTGGGGACTATTACGGCGCCTTCGTGCTCGATCCCGATGGCAACAATATCGAAGCCTGCTTTCGCGGCGTCGACTTTACCCGTGCCGAGCCTGAGTTCAGCAGTTGA
- a CDS encoding murein L,D-transpeptidase family protein, whose product MTANFLRKFCSVVVLLWVGLALAGCGFIKGDNRHNQPLAAATVTALRAIGSSPGEAMVVRIFKQERTLEVWKRTNTGQFALFKSYEICTYSGDLGPKFKEGDRQSPEGFYTVTPGQMNPKSAYYLAFNTGFPNKFDRALGRSGSNLMVHGDCKSVGCYAMTDGNMAEIYALARESFKGGNPAFQVQIFPFKMTAANLAKQATNQHLPFWKNIKEGYDFFEFNKTPPSWDVCEQRYVFNAMTSGPLDPLGPCPVLTTHPTLVAEQQAADAKINDALALIDKQAAEKAAIAARGEAIGGAVTGFFGGVGSVLGGGAAPAQPAISGAAAPAPLTKPAGV is encoded by the coding sequence GTGACCGCCAATTTTCTGCGCAAATTCTGCTCCGTCGTGGTGCTGCTCTGGGTGGGTCTCGCGCTCGCCGGCTGCGGCTTCATCAAGGGCGACAACCGCCACAACCAGCCCCTCGCTGCTGCCACCGTCACCGCGCTGCGCGCGATAGGCTCCTCGCCCGGCGAAGCCATGGTGGTGCGCATCTTCAAGCAGGAACGTACGCTCGAGGTGTGGAAGCGCACCAATACCGGCCAGTTCGCCTTGTTCAAAAGCTACGAGATCTGCACCTATTCGGGCGATCTGGGGCCCAAGTTCAAGGAAGGCGACCGCCAAAGCCCCGAAGGCTTCTATACGGTCACGCCCGGCCAGATGAACCCGAAATCGGCCTATTACCTCGCGTTCAATACCGGCTTTCCCAACAAGTTCGACCGCGCGCTTGGGCGTAGCGGCTCCAATCTGATGGTGCATGGCGATTGCAAGTCGGTGGGCTGCTACGCCATGACCGATGGCAACATGGCCGAGATCTATGCCCTGGCGCGCGAAAGCTTCAAGGGCGGCAATCCCGCCTTCCAGGTGCAGATCTTCCCGTTCAAGATGACGGCGGCCAACCTAGCCAAGCAGGCCACCAACCAGCACCTGCCATTCTGGAAGAACATCAAGGAAGGCTATGACTTCTTTGAGTTCAACAAGACGCCCCCTTCCTGGGATGTGTGCGAACAGCGCTATGTGTTCAATGCCATGACCAGCGGCCCGCTCGATCCGCTCGGCCCCTGCCCGGTGCTCACCACCCACCCCACTCTCGTGGCCGAACAGCAGGCGGCTGACGCCAAGATCAATGATGCGCTGGCGCTCATCGACAAGCAGGCCGCCGAAAAAGCCGCCATTGCGGCGCGCGGCGAGGCCATTGGCGGCGCCGTGACCGGCTTTTTCGGCGGGGTCGGCAGTGTCCTGGGCGGCGGGGCGGCACCGGCCCAGCCGGCGATTTCGGGCGCTGCGGCACCAGCTCCGCTGACCAAGCCCGCCGGCGTCTAG
- a CDS encoding Flp family type IVb pilin: MPTRIVHRFFAEERGATAIEYGLIAALIAVALITSLVALGDNVTVLFGDGVGGASRAIEDAMERAR; this comes from the coding sequence ATGCCGACCCGGATAGTTCATCGGTTTTTCGCCGAGGAGCGCGGCGCCACCGCCATCGAATATGGCCTCATTGCCGCCCTGATCGCAGTGGCCCTGATCACGAGCCTCGTGGCGCTGGGCGACAATGTCACTGTCTTGTTCGGCGACGGGGTCGGCGGGGCGTCCCGCGCGATCGAGGACGCCATGGAAAGGGCGCGCTGA
- a CDS encoding peptidylprolyl isomerase, protein MLFSSKRLGRTVSALALVLAAGLPALAQDAAPAAPTTETAPAAEPATPAPDAVVATVGGEPITEADLSFAAEDLTQELSQMPPEQRKAFLLRVLIDMKVMAAAAKEAGMDATPLFQQRLDYLEERALRRAYFADVIAAAVTEEAVRAEYDKYVAEFEPADEIHASHILVQTEDEAKAVKAELDGGADFAEVAKEKSIDPGAANGGDLGFFSAGMMVPQFEEAAFALTEPGQISDPVQSQFGWHVIRLEEKRKSSPAPIEQVAGQLQQQLLMNAFDAEVAKLMEGVEIEIPDPALAAAVEAQTEPAEAAEAAEAGEEEAAPEAAPEAAPAQ, encoded by the coding sequence ATGCTGTTTTCATCCAAGCGCCTCGGGCGCACCGTAAGTGCCTTGGCGCTGGTTCTGGCCGCGGGGCTGCCCGCCCTGGCCCAGGACGCGGCTCCCGCGGCTCCAACGACCGAAACTGCCCCCGCTGCCGAGCCGGCTACCCCGGCCCCTGACGCGGTTGTCGCAACAGTGGGTGGCGAGCCCATCACCGAGGCTGACCTCAGCTTTGCGGCCGAGGACCTGACCCAGGAACTGAGCCAGATGCCTCCCGAACAGCGCAAGGCCTTCCTGCTGCGCGTGCTGATTGACATGAAAGTGATGGCCGCCGCCGCCAAGGAAGCGGGCATGGACGCCACGCCCCTGTTCCAGCAGCGGCTGGATTACCTGGAAGAGCGCGCCCTGCGCCGCGCTTATTTTGCCGATGTGATCGCGGCGGCCGTGACCGAAGAAGCTGTGCGGGCCGAATACGACAAATATGTCGCCGAGTTCGAGCCGGCCGACGAAATCCATGCCAGCCATATCCTGGTGCAGACCGAAGACGAGGCCAAGGCGGTCAAGGCCGAGCTCGATGGCGGCGCCGATTTTGCTGAAGTGGCCAAGGAAAAGTCGATCGACCCCGGTGCAGCCAATGGCGGCGATCTCGGCTTTTTCAGCGCCGGCATGATGGTGCCGCAGTTCGAAGAGGCGGCCTTTGCCCTGACCGAGCCCGGCCAGATCAGCGATCCCGTGCAGTCCCAGTTCGGCTGGCACGTCATCCGGCTCGAGGAAAAGCGCAAGTCGAGCCCCGCGCCCATCGAGCAGGTCGCCGGCCAATTGCAGCAGCAGCTGCTGATGAACGCGTTTGATGCCGAAGTCGCCAAGCTGATGGAAGGCGTCGAGATCGAGATTCCCGATCCCGCGCTGGCCGCAGCTGTCGAAGCCCAAACCGAGCCGGCGGAAGCTGCAGAAGCTGCCGAAGCGGGCGAAGAGGAAGCTGCTCCGGAAGCCGCACCAGAAGCGGCCCCCGCGCAGTAA
- a CDS encoding TetR/AcrR family transcriptional regulator, which translates to MSISPADEADDRRRSIGARRNPETEQAILEAAEAIMAEEGIAGFSIEAVAKRARAGKPTIYKWWPGKTALLLDVYHRHKPAAVHTDTGSTEGDVLAFLTGIFTHWGETGAGNVFRFVIAEAQRDEQAAQSLRAYAAQRRIQTGAIFERGVARGELAADTDVGLAADALAGFVWHRLLTGRVECDPEQLAKLARQMVRGLLAPGA; encoded by the coding sequence ATGAGCATTTCCCCAGCAGACGAGGCCGATGATCGACGCCGCTCCATCGGTGCCCGGCGCAATCCGGAAACCGAACAAGCAATCCTTGAGGCGGCCGAAGCCATCATGGCTGAAGAGGGGATCGCCGGCTTTTCCATCGAAGCGGTGGCCAAGCGCGCCCGGGCCGGCAAGCCCACCATCTACAAATGGTGGCCGGGCAAAACTGCGCTGCTGCTTGATGTTTATCACCGCCACAAGCCGGCGGCGGTGCATACCGATACCGGCAGCACCGAAGGAGATGTGCTGGCATTCCTCACCGGTATCTTCACCCATTGGGGGGAAACCGGCGCGGGCAATGTGTTTCGCTTCGTGATCGCGGAAGCCCAGCGCGACGAACAGGCCGCGCAGTCGCTGCGCGCTTATGCGGCGCAGCGGCGGATCCAGACTGGGGCAATTTTCGAGCGGGGCGTGGCGCGGGGCGAGCTGGCGGCCGATACCGATGTGGGCCTTGCGGCCGATGCGCTGGCCGGCTTTGTCTGGCACCGGCTGCTGACGGGGCGGGTCGAATGCGACCCTGAGCAATTGGCCAAACTGGCCCGGCAGATGGTCCGGGGGCTGCTCGCCCCCGGCGCCTGA
- a CDS encoding acetyl-CoA carboxylase carboxyltransferase subunit alpha, translating to MQTYLDFEKPVADLEAKIAELKNLAAGDQAVSIDEEVSRLSARAEEALLDIYKRLTPWQKTQIARHPQRPHFSDYTRSLITEWTPLAGDRKFAEDPAIQAGFGRFNGQPVAVMGQEKGNSTDSRIKHNFGMARPEGYRKAVRIMEMADRFNIPLISFVDTAGAYPGIGAEERGQAEAIARSTEKSLELGVPNLAIIIGEGGSGGAIAIATANRVLMLEHSIYSVISPEGGASILWRDAAKAQDAATNMKITATDLLGFGVIDAIVPEPAGGAHRNPAAVMDATRTAISTFLNDFSGRSRLEVREHRREKFLAIGTAL from the coding sequence ATGCAGACTTATCTCGATTTTGAAAAGCCGGTCGCCGACCTCGAGGCAAAGATTGCCGAACTCAAGAATTTGGCAGCGGGCGATCAGGCCGTTTCCATCGACGAGGAAGTGTCGCGCCTGTCGGCTCGCGCCGAAGAAGCGCTGCTCGACATCTACAAGCGCCTGACGCCCTGGCAAAAAACGCAGATCGCGCGCCACCCGCAGCGTCCGCATTTTTCCGATTATACCCGCAGCCTCATCACCGAATGGACCCCGCTGGCGGGCGACCGCAAGTTCGCCGAGGATCCGGCGATCCAGGCCGGGTTCGGGCGCTTCAACGGCCAGCCCGTTGCGGTCATGGGCCAGGAAAAGGGCAACTCTACCGATAGCCGCATCAAGCACAATTTTGGCATGGCGCGCCCCGAAGGCTATCGCAAGGCCGTGCGCATCATGGAAATGGCTGACCGGTTCAACATTCCGCTGATCTCGTTCGTGGATACGGCCGGCGCTTATCCCGGCATCGGCGCCGAGGAACGCGGGCAAGCCGAGGCCATTGCCCGCTCCACCGAAAAATCGCTCGAATTGGGCGTGCCCAACCTCGCCATCATCATCGGTGAAGGCGGCTCGGGCGGCGCCATCGCCATCGCCACGGCCAACCGGGTGCTGATGCTCGAGCATTCGATTTATTCGGTGATCTCGCCCGAAGGGGGCGCTTCGATCCTGTGGCGCGATGCCGCTAAGGCGCAGGACGCGGCCACCAATATGAAGATCACCGCGACGGATCTGTTGGGCTTTGGCGTGATCGACGCCATCGTTCCTGAACCGGCGGGCGGCGCGCACCGCAACCCGGCGGCAGTGATGGATGCGACCCGCACCGCCATCAGCACTTTCCTCAATGATTTCAGCGGTCGCAGCCGTTTGGAAGTGCGCGAACACCGGCGCGAAAAGTTCCTCGCCATCGGCACCGCCCTGTAA
- the xerD gene encoding site-specific tyrosine recombinase XerD, with protein sequence MSGTHLIGAFLEMMSAERGAAPNTIDAYRRDLSDYAGFLAGKGKTLLTGEREEVAAYLDHLKQSGLSASSSARRLSAIRQFHRFLCADNLRADDPTRIIASPKSRRALPKVLSIAEIDKLLTLAEAEANTEASAPKQAAALRLYVLLELLYATGMRVSELVSLKRAAVMRDASFLTVRGKGNKERVVPLNDRARDAIKAYLKTIEPGVFLFPASGAEGYLSRQVFARDLKGLAARAGISASRVAPHVLRHAFASHLLAGGADLRVVQMLLGHADISTTQIYTHVLDEKLRHLVETHHPMADGS encoded by the coding sequence ATGAGCGGCACCCATCTGATCGGCGCGTTTCTCGAAATGATGAGCGCCGAGCGGGGCGCCGCACCAAACACGATCGATGCCTATCGGCGCGACCTGTCCGACTATGCCGGCTTTCTGGCAGGCAAGGGCAAGACGCTGCTGACGGGGGAGCGCGAAGAAGTCGCCGCTTATCTCGATCATCTCAAGCAAAGTGGGCTGTCGGCGTCCTCGAGCGCACGGCGCCTATCGGCCATTCGCCAGTTCCACCGCTTTTTATGTGCCGACAATCTGCGGGCCGACGACCCCACCCGCATTATCGCCAGCCCCAAAAGCCGGCGCGCCCTGCCCAAAGTGCTGTCGATCGCCGAGATTGACAAGCTTCTGACCTTGGCTGAAGCGGAAGCCAACACCGAGGCGTCCGCGCCCAAGCAGGCCGCGGCCCTGCGCCTTTATGTGCTGCTGGAGCTGCTTTACGCCACCGGCATGCGCGTGAGCGAGCTGGTGAGTTTGAAGCGCGCGGCGGTGATGCGCGACGCCAGCTTTTTGACCGTGCGCGGCAAGGGCAACAAGGAGCGCGTCGTGCCGCTCAACGATCGCGCACGCGATGCGATCAAGGCTTATCTCAAGACCATTGAGCCGGGCGTGTTCCTGTTTCCCGCGAGCGGCGCCGAGGGATACTTGTCGCGCCAGGTGTTTGCGCGCGATCTCAAGGGGCTGGCAGCGCGGGCCGGGATCAGCGCCAGCCGGGTAGCGCCCCATGTGCTGCGGCACGCCTTTGCTAGCCATCTGCTGGCGGGTGGCGCCGATCTGCGCGTGGTGCAGATGCTGCTGGGCCATGCCGATATTTCAACCACCCAGATCTATACCCATGTGCTGGACGAAAAACTGCGCCATCTGGTGGAAACCCACCACCCAATGGCAGACGGATCGTAA
- a CDS encoding GNAT family N-acetyltransferase, translating into MAAIGAEMVLPGVLELEEAGLQAWPGVETEYDGGWIRRAANGFTKRANSVQCLDPADGTNTVARVAASRAWLEQRGLPPVFRLTPLASPELIAALDAGGWRSIELSHVYAARLGAVAPDTRARATDPLDPAFLAAQARLQPYDGPTTDKFIALLKAMRVPARGVVVYAGNGDPAASALFARAGDIVVAGNVVTDPRQRRQGFGQAAMQTGLYWAQHAGATIAALNVAGDNLAAKALYQRLGFARQYDYTYRIVPNP; encoded by the coding sequence ATGGCAGCTATCGGAGCTGAAATGGTGCTGCCCGGCGTCCTCGAACTGGAAGAGGCCGGGCTGCAGGCCTGGCCGGGTGTGGAAACCGAATATGACGGCGGCTGGATCCGGCGCGCCGCAAATGGCTTCACCAAGCGCGCCAATTCGGTGCAATGCCTTGACCCCGCCGATGGGACAAACACCGTGGCGCGGGTTGCGGCGAGCCGCGCCTGGCTTGAACAACGGGGCCTGCCCCCCGTGTTCCGGCTGACGCCGCTGGCGAGCCCTGAGCTTATTGCCGCGCTCGATGCCGGTGGGTGGCGCAGCATCGAGCTGTCCCATGTTTATGCGGCAAGGCTCGGCGCGGTGGCGCCTGACACGCGGGCGCGAGCGACCGACCCGCTCGACCCGGCCTTTCTCGCAGCCCAGGCCCGGCTGCAACCCTATGATGGGCCAACAACCGACAAGTTCATCGCCCTGCTCAAGGCGATGCGCGTGCCCGCCCGGGGCGTCGTGGTTTATGCCGGCAATGGCGATCCGGCGGCTTCGGCCTTGTTCGCGCGGGCCGGCGATATTGTTGTTGCGGGCAATGTCGTCACCGACCCCCGGCAGCGGCGGCAGGGCTTTGGCCAGGCGGCGATGCAAACCGGGCTTTATTGGGCCCAACATGCCGGCGCCACGATCGCGGCGCTCAATGTTGCGGGCGACAACCTGGCCGCCAAGGCACTCTACCAGCGCCTCGGCTTTGCGCGCCAATATGATTATACCTACCGGATTGTTCCCAACCCATGA
- the argJ gene encoding bifunctional glutamate N-acetyltransferase/amino-acid acetyltransferase ArgJ produces MAHPVSPLAPQSYPELPAVAGVRFATAEAGIKYKNRTDVLLVSLAEETTVAGVVTRSLCSSAAVDWCKANLPAGVARGLVVNSGNANAFTGAKGRDSVAATADFAAKALGCAPSEVFLASTGVIGEPLDPSKFAGVLEDAATRLGDTPWMEPAKAIMTTDTFPKLAGATLDLDGSAITINGIAKGSGMIAPDMATMLSFVFTDAPIAADVLQALLSQHVRTTFNAVTVDSDTSTSDTLLVFATGQVPGVEPITSLEDPRAEIFGTALHDVLFDLAIQVVRDGEGATKQVSVHVQGATSDESAFRIAKSIADSPLVKTAIAGEDANWGRVVMAVGKAGEPADRDKLSIRFGDLVVAQAGERAAVYDEAATSAYMKGTELEVTVDIGLGQGRATVYTCDLTHGYIDINGSYRS; encoded by the coding sequence ATGGCCCATCCGGTTTCCCCGCTTGCCCCTCAATCCTATCCGGAACTGCCGGCCGTCGCCGGAGTGCGCTTTGCCACCGCCGAAGCCGGCATCAAGTACAAGAACCGCACCGATGTGCTGCTGGTGAGCCTTGCCGAGGAGACGACCGTTGCCGGCGTCGTCACGCGTTCGCTGTGCTCGTCGGCGGCGGTGGATTGGTGCAAGGCCAATCTGCCGGCGGGTGTGGCGCGCGGGCTTGTGGTCAATTCAGGCAATGCCAATGCCTTCACCGGCGCCAAGGGGCGCGACAGCGTGGCAGCGACTGCCGATTTTGCCGCCAAGGCATTGGGCTGCGCCCCAAGCGAGGTCTTCCTGGCGTCCACGGGCGTTATCGGCGAGCCGCTCGATCCCAGCAAGTTTGCTGGGGTGCTCGAGGATGCAGCCACCCGGCTGGGCGACACGCCCTGGATGGAGCCGGCCAAGGCCATCATGACCACCGACACCTTCCCCAAGCTTGCGGGCGCAACGCTCGACCTTGACGGCAGCGCGATCACCATCAACGGCATTGCCAAGGGCTCGGGCATGATCGCGCCTGACATGGCGACGATGCTGAGCTTTGTGTTCACCGACGCGCCGATCGCCGCCGATGTGCTGCAGGCGCTGCTGAGCCAGCATGTGCGCACCACCTTCAATGCCGTAACGGTCGACAGCGATACCTCCACTTCCGACACGCTGCTGGTATTCGCAACGGGCCAGGTACCCGGCGTCGAGCCGATCACCAGCCTCGAGGACCCGCGCGCCGAGATCTTCGGCACCGCCCTCCATGACGTGCTGTTCGACCTGGCCATCCAGGTGGTCCGCGACGGCGAAGGGGCGACCAAGCAGGTGAGCGTGCATGTGCAAGGCGCCACCAGCGACGAGAGCGCATTTCGGATCGCCAAATCCATTGCCGATAGCCCCCTCGTCAAGACGGCGATTGCCGGCGAGGACGCCAATTGGGGTCGCGTCGTGATGGCGGTGGGCAAGGCCGGCGAGCCGGCTGACCGCGACAAGCTGTCGATCCGCTTTGGCGACCTGGTGGTCGCCCAGGCCGGGGAACGCGCGGCCGTCTACGACGAAGCCGCGACCTCCGCTTACATGAAGGGGACCGAGCTGGAAGTGACCGTCGATATCGGGCTCGGCCAGGGACGCGCGACGGTTTACACCTGCGACCTGACCCATGGCTATATCGACATCAATGGCAGCTATCGGAGCTGA